From a single Phalacrocorax aristotelis chromosome 1, bGulAri2.1, whole genome shotgun sequence genomic region:
- the KCTD21 gene encoding BTB/POZ domain-containing protein KCTD21 yields MSEPITLNVGGKLYTTSLSTLTSFPDSMLGAMFSGKIPTKKDSQGNCFIDRDGKIFRYILNFLRTSHLDLPEDFQEMGLLRREVDFYQIQPLIEALQEKEVELSKAEKNAMLNITLDQKTQTVHFTVREAPQIYSLSSSNMEVFSAHIFSTSCLFLKLLGSKLYYCFNGNLSSISSYLQDPNHLTLDWVASVEGLPEEEYTKQNLKRLWVVPDNKQINSFQVFVEEVLKIAMSDGFCIDSSHPHTSDFMNNKIIRLIRYK; encoded by the coding sequence ATGTCAGAACCCATCACGCTCAATGTTGGAGGAAAACTCTATACGACCTCTCTGTCCACCCTGACTAGCTTTCCAGACTCCATGCTGGGGGCCATGTTTAGTGGGAAGATCCCAACCAAGAAGGACAGCCAAGGCAACTGCTTTATCGACAGAGATGGCAAAATCTTCCGCTATATCCTGAACTTCTTACGAACTTCTCACTTGGACCTGCCTGAAGACTTTCAGGAAATGGGCTTACTTAGACGGGAGGTAGATTTTTATCAGATTCAGCCACTGATTGAGGCCTTGCAGGAGAAGGAGGTGGAGCTTTCTAAAGCAGAGAAGAATGCCATGCTCAACATCACTCTCGATCAGAAGACCCAGACTGTTCATTTCACTGTCCGAGAAGCACCCCAGATCTACAGCCTGTCTTCCTCCAACATGGAAGTGTTCAGTGCTCATATTTTCTCCACGTCATGTCTGTTCCTGAAGCTTCTTGGTTCCAAACTTTACTATTGCTTCAACGGAAACCTCTCTTCAATATCCAGCTACCTGCAGGACCCCAACCATTTGACCTTGGATTGGGTTGCAAGTGTGGAAGGCCTTCCGGAAGAGGAGTACACAAAGCAGAACTTAAAGAGACTCTGGGTGGTGCCAGATAATAAGCAGATCAATAGTTTCCAGGTGTTTGTGGAAGAAGTGCTAAAAATAGCCATGAGTGATGGTTTCTGCATAGATTCTTCTCATCCACATACTTCAGATTTCATGAATAATAAGATTATTCGCCTAATTCGGTACAAGTAG